CGGAGCGGTCGGTGTAGCCGGGCACGCTGGAGGTGGAGAGCACGCAGTCGTGGTCGCCGGCGAGCCCGGGCCACTGCGCGTCGTCCGCGTCGGGCAGCGCCTGCCAGGGCGCCAGCCGGTGCGTGACGCCCCAGGCGGCCGGCGGCTCGCCCGCCGCGACCTCCTCGACCGCCTCCCGCACGATCCGCCGGACGTCGCCAGCCGGTACGGGCCCGGCGACGAGCAGGGTCTCCAGGGCGAACGCGACCCGCGGGCCGAGCGCCAGCCAGGGCCGGAACAGCTCGGGGTACGGGGCGGGTTCGCGCAGCTCCGCGAACGCCTCGTGGGCCGCGAGCCGGCGGACCACCGCCCCGCGCACCGCCGCGTAGAGCCCGGCGTCCGCGCTGTCGGCGTCCATCCGCCGGTCCCAGCCGAGGAGCGTGCCGCGCACCTGCCGGGCGGCGGGGGAGAGGCCCTCCTCGTCGGTGCCCCGCACCGCGTCGAGCAGACGGCGGGCGGAGGGGTTGTCGGTGTCGGCGTGGACGGCGGCCATCGCGGACGGCGTCCAGGACTTGGAGGCGCCCAGCAGCGCGTCGATCCGTTCGGCGCGGTGCGGCGGGGCGAACTCGACGCCCAGCGGAGCGGCGAGGCCGCGGGCGTTGGCCATCACCGCGTGCCCCTCGACCTCGGCGCGGGGGGTGGTCGCGGCCTCGCCCGTCCAGGCGTGGGCGGCCTCCCAGGCGGGCACCACCCGCAGCGAGTTGAGCCGGTCGCGCACCGGCACGTACCCCGCGACCCGGTGCAGCAGCCCGCCGTCGGCGTCGGCCGCCTGCACGACGTTCACGGGCTCGATCCAGCGGTCGAGCGCCCGGTCGACGTCCCCGACGTTCCGTGCCCGCAGCAGCGCGGGCAGCACGGAGAAGCCCGACTCGCCGGTGACGCGCGGCGGGTAGCGCAGGCTGACGGCCTCCCACTCGCGGGGGCCGTCCTCGGCGCCCGTGGCGCCCCCGGCTGTTCCGGCCCCGGCCCCGGCGGCGCTCCCGGCGCTCGCGGTGTCCCCGTCCCCGGCGCCCGTGGCGCCCCCGGCGGCGGTCCCGCCCTCCGCGCCGATGATCACCGGACCCCGGGCCGTCTCGATCACCTCGATCTCGACCGGCGCGGCCGCGTCCGC
The DNA window shown above is from Streptomyces showdoensis and carries:
- a CDS encoding penicillin acylase family protein, which codes for MSIEVYRDPFGIPHLRADGPRELARAQGLVTARDRAWQLEVERHRAQGTTAAFLGAAETGWDAFVRQARLADTARRCHDRLDPETAAWVRAYVDGVNEGLPEGARRAPEFAATGLEPGRWEPWTPLAVWLSTHILFAGFPTKLWRDQVARRLGEEWTELFATDGPGTAGSNGWVVAGTRTAGGAPIVAGDPHRFIEAPGVYQQIRLSCPEHDVLGLAVPGVPGLAHFGHTGRVAWAITNAMADYQDLYRERLRRHADGRVEALGPAGWEPATAHTETIRVADAAAPVEIEVIETARGPVIIGAEGGTAAGGATGAGDGDTASAGSAAGAGAGTAGGATGAEDGPREWEAVSLRYPPRVTGESGFSVLPALLRARNVGDVDRALDRWIEPVNVVQAADADGGLLHRVAGYVPVRDRLNSLRVVPAWEAAHAWTGEAATTPRAEVEGHAVMANARGLAAPLGVEFAPPHRAERIDALLGASKSWTPSAMAAVHADTDNPSARRLLDAVRGTDEEGLSPAARQVRGTLLGWDRRMDADSADAGLYAAVRGAVVRRLAAHEAFAELREPAPYPELFRPWLALGPRVAFALETLLVAGPVPAGDVRRIVREAVEEVAAGEPPAAWGVTHRLAPWQALPDADDAQWPGLAGDHDCVLSTSSVPGYTDRSARASAARYVWDLADRGRSLWVVPFGASGVPGDPHHRDQLPLWLRGALAPVTTDWNDLVKEDHEQN